AAGGACATTACCCATGACCTGTTGGAAAATCATTTCGGTCCGATAACCGTCACAAGAGACGATAAAGGGATCGGAGAAAAAAATGAAATACGCTTCCCCATTCACGAATCCATCCAATTCAACAATTTGCCGATGATCATCGAGACCGTCGGCAGCGAGGAACAAGTAGAACAACTGATCCCTAAATGGTCGATCGTCAAACGCGGGATCGCCGGAGCTTAAAAGCAAAGTACGGCAGGGGTTGATGGTTGCAATGCCCGTTGAAGTGGTCGTTTGCCAATGAACGATAATTGGA
This DNA window, taken from Ferviditalea candida, encodes the following:
- a CDS encoding DUF190 domain-containing protein, producing MLYKDITHDLLENHFGPITVTRDDKGIGEKNEIRFPIHESIQFNNLPMIIETVGSEEQVEQLIPKWSIVKRGIAGA